Sequence from the Clostridium saccharobutylicum DSM 13864 genome:
AGTGCAAATGTTAGATGTCCATTATTTGTGTTTGTTGGCAATGAAGATAAGGCAAAAGAAATAGCTGATGAAATTAAAAATACATCTATAAGTAATCCAAGGATACTCTTTGGATTTTTTAGTATTGGTGGAAGACGTGAAGATGGTAAAGTAATCAGCGTGCATACAAAGCATCCGGATTTTGATATTGGAAATTTAGAGGGTAAGGATGACTATAAATCTATTTTAGAAAAAATATTCAAGGCAACAAGATTTAAAATAAAGTATCACATAAATATGGATGATTTTTTTAAAACTCATATTGCATTTATTATGCCACTAGCATATTTAGCCTATATGTCTAATTGTGATTTGAGAAAAATAGCAAGTAATAAAAAAGCATTAAATGCTGCTATTGATGCCATAGTAGAAGGATGTGATGTACTGGTTAAGTTAGGATATAAAATTGATCCGGAGATCAGCTTAAATTTTTTAAAAAATTATAGAAAAATAGTTTATTTTGGATTAAAGTTATGTGTAGCAACCCCGGTGGGAAGGCTGGCGATAAGCGATCATTGCAAAGCAGCATGTAATGAAATGAAATACCTAGATAAAACATTAGTAGAATTGACTAAAAAATCAAAATTACAAACACCAAATATAAATAAGCTTAGAGAATATTTGATTAAGTATGTAAATCAAAAGAATATTCAGTAGGGAGTATTATTTGGAAGGGATATGTAATGGAGGCAACAAACAGAGATAAGCAATTATATGGTAATGAAGTAGAAATTGTCAGAAGAGATGATGATTGTACAATTTATAGGATTAATAATTCAAAAGGTGATGCTGTTATAACAAGCTATTCTGTGTTTCCAGGAATTGAATTAATCTATAATGATGTTCATACCCAGTGGGTAAGCATTGATGGAGAACAACCCAAAAATATTTTGGAAATTAATCATTGTAAAGAAGGGATAATTGAATGTGAGAATAGAAAGGGAGAGTATCTTTATATTTCAAAAGGAAATTTAGCTATAAATCAAAAGTATAACATGAAAAATAGTTGTAATTTTCCTTTAAACCATTTTCACGGAATTACAGTGGCTGTAGATCTTGATAAAATACCCAATTGGCAATCTAGTGTTTTAGAAGATGTTTCAGTTAATTTGTTAGAGTTAAAAAACAAATTTTGCGAAAATAGTAAGGGTTTCTTAGTAATAAGAGAAAACCAGAGCATTGAACATATTTTCTCAGAACTATATTCGGTATCTGAAAAAATAAGAAAAGGATACCATAAAGTAAAAATGTTGGAATTGTTTCTTTTTTTAAGCAGTCTAGAACAGGAGGATCTAGTACAGAGTAAGAAATATTATCCAAAAACACAGGTTGATATCATAAAAGCTATAAAGGAATATTTAATAATTCATCTGTCTGAAAAAATAACTTTAGATCAACTGTCAGTACAATTTCAAATTCCTCTTACAACAATGAAAATTGTATTCAAAGAAATATACGGAGACAGTATTTATTCATTTATAAGAACTTACAAGATGCAGAAAGCAGCAGAGCTTTTAAAGAATACTAATGAAGATATTAATGTGATTGCTGGAAGTCTTGGGTATGATAATGCAAGTAAATTTTCAGAAGCATTTAAAAAAGTTATAGGATTAAATCCAAGTCTATATAGAAAAAATGTCTAAATGGAGCATTGATAACAAAATAGAGTAGAGAAATTAAATGTAATATATTAGAATTAATTCAGTGCCTAAAAATGGCACAAAAAAATGTATGGTGGTTAGCTAAAACTAACTGGATGGAGGAGATATATAGATGCCGGTTTCAAGTGAAGGGAGAGGAAAAATGTAAGGAGAGGATTTGAAATGAAAAAAGAATCAAGTATATCAAAATTATTTAGATATGCAGGAAAATTTAAATATTTGACAATAACTTCGTGGGTGTTATCTGCAGCAAGTGCGCTTATGGCATTGATACCATTTGTTTTTATATGGAAAATTATTAAAGAGGTTTTGAATGTCTCGCCAAACTTTAGTGGCGCAAGGAATCTAACACATTATGGCTGGATGGCAGTACTTTTTTCTATCTTGTCAATGGCTATTTATATAGGAGCTTTACTCTGCTCTCATATAGCTGCATTTCGTGTTCAGGCCAATATAAGATCAAAGGCTATGCATCATATCGTTACATTGCCATTAGGATTTGTGGATGGTATTGGAAGTGGAAAGATAAGAAAAATTGTAAATGAGTCTAGTGCAGCAACAGAAACTTATTTAGCACATCAGTTGCCAGATCGTGCAGGTGCATTAGCAACACCTATTGGTCTTTTAGCAATGCTTTTGGTGTTTGACTATCGTCTAGGACTTTTAAGCTTAATACCAGTTGTTGTTGCATTTGGGATTATGTCATCAATGACTGGAAACAGAATGCAGGAGAAAATGAAAGAGTATCAGAATTCATTAGAGCAAATGTCAAATGAGGCAATAGAATATGTACGTGGAATACCTGTAGTGAAAACTTTTGGTCAATCTGTTTTTTCTTTTAAAAGATTTAAAGCATCTATTGATAACTATGAAAAGTGGGTGACCTCTTATACTAAAGACTTACGTATGCCAATGATGTTTTTCACTACAGCTATTAATGCCGTTTTTGCTGTATTAATAGGAGCAGGTTTATTTTTTACAAGAAATGAAGTTACAAATGAGTTTCTATTAAATCTTTTGTTCTACATCATTATTACACCAATTATAACAGTTACATTAAATAAAATTATGTATTCCAGCGAAAATATGATGATTGTTCAAGATGCATTAGAGAGAATTGATAGCATAATGCGTATAAAACCATTAAGTGAAACAAAAGCACCTAAGTATCCTAAGGATAACTCAGTGGTACTTAAAGATGTATCATTTTGTTATAAAGATGCCAAGGAAAACGCGTTAAATCACATTTCACTTGAAATTAATTCAGGTGAGCATGTGGCTTTCGTAGGTCCATCTGGTGGAGGAAAAACAACTTTAGCTAGTGTAATAGCTCGTTTTTGGGATGCAGATAGTGGTGAAGTTAGAATAGGCAACGTAAATGTCAAGGATATTTCAAAAGAAGAATTAATGAATAATGTTTCATTTGTATTTCAAGATAGTAAACTTTTAAAAACTTCAATATTTGAAAATATTCGTCTTGCAAAACCGGATGCAACAAGAGAAGAAGTATCAAAAGCATTAAAGGAAGCTCAGTGTGAGGATATTATAGAAAAGCTGACAGACGGAATTGATACCATAATTGGTACAAAAGGAAATTATCTGTCAGGTGGTGAAGCGCAGCGTATTTCTATTGCCAGAGCTATGCTTAAAAATGCACCAATTCTTATACTAGATGAAGCAACTGCATTTGCTGATCCTGACAATGAATCAAAGGTACAAGCTGCCTTTTCTACTTTATCAAAAGGAAAAACAGTAATTATGATAGCACACAGACTATCTACTGTAACAGGAGCAGACTGTATTTATGTACTAAAAGGTGGAGAGATATGTGAAGCTGGAAGTCATTCTGAATTGACAAAGCGAAATGGGTTATATTCGCATATGTGGCATGAATATAATAGTGCTGCAAAATGGAAGGTTGGTGCTTAAAATGAAATTGATTGAAAAACTGCAACATAAATATGCCCTTTCAGAAAAAGGTGCAAAGGATATGATAAAAGCATTTATAGCTTGCACACTATCGAATATTGTGTTAATGATGCCTGTAGGTCTTCTTTATTATCTGGTTGAAGATTTAATGCATAACAATGCTTCTGAAAATTATGTTTCCTTTTATGTAATTGGAATTGCAGTATGTCTTGTGCTTATATTTATCACAACATATTTTCAGTATAATGCAACCTTTTTTGTAACATATGTAGAGAGCGGTGTTAGGAGAATAGCACTTGCTGAGAAACTTCGAAAACTTCCGCTTTCCTTTTTTGGAAAAAAGGATTTATCGGATCTAACAAGTACTATTATGGAAGATTGTTCTACGTTAGAAACAGCATCTTCTCATTGGATACCAGAGCTTATTGGTTCAATTATTTCAACTTTTATCGTTGCAGTTAGTTTATTCTTCTTTGACTGGCGTATGGCAATTGCAGCATTATGGGTACTACCGGTTTCTTTTATAATTGTACTGCTTTCCTCAAAGGTTCAACATACATTAGGAACAAAGCAGATGAATGTAAAGATGGCTTGTGCAGATGGAATACAAGAGTGTTTAGAATGCGTAAGAGATTTAAAAGCAAACAATGCAGAAGCAGCTTATATGAAAGAACTAGATTCAAAGATTAAAAATGTTGAAAAGCGTGCAATTATTACAGAACTTGGAACTGCAGTTTTTGTTACATCTGCACAGATGATTTTAAAACTTGGAATTGTTACAGTTGCACTAGCTGGTGGAATATTTCTTATTGATGGAAGTTTAGATATTTTAACTTTCTTTATGTTCTTGCTTTTGGTATCAAGACTATATGATCCAATGCAGATGTCATTACAGAATCTTGCAGCTATCATTGCAGCTGATATTCAGTGTGAACGTATGAATGAAATTTTTAGGTCTGAGATTCAGACAGGGGAAGAACGACTCACAAATAAGGGACATGATATTACATTTAATCATGTTGGATTTGCTTATGACAATAAGGAAACTGTGTTAAAAGATGTATCCTTTACTGCTAAACAAGGAGAAGTGACAGCACTAATAGGCCCATCTGGTGGAGGGAAGACTACTGTATCAAGATTAGCAGCACGGTTCTTTGACATTAGCAAAGGAGAAATTACTGTTGGAGGTATGGATATTTCAAAGATTGATCCTGAAAATCTAATGTCTTTATATTCAATTGTTTTTCAAGATGTTACTTTATTTAATAATACTATTATGGAAAATATTCGTACTGGACGAAAAAGTGCAACAGATAAAGAAGTTATACATGCTGCAAAGCTTGCGCATTGTGATGAATTTGTAGAAAAATTGCCAAAAGGATGGAATACAATGATAGGTGAAAATGGTTCTGAACTTTCAGGTGGCGAGCGCCAAAGAATATCTATTGCGAGGGCATTTTTGAAAGATTCACCAATTATATTGTTAGATGAAGCAACAGCTTCACTGGATGTTGAAAATGAAACTATGATACAGGAATCATTATCAAAGATTATTAAAAATAAAACAGTACTTATTATTGCACATAGAATGAGAACAGTAGCGGGTGCTGATAAAATTGTAGTATTAAAGGATGGGAGTGTTGCTGAACAAGGAAAACCTAATAAATTAGCTAAAGAAGGTAAAATATATAAGCATATGGTTGAAATGCAACTAGAAGCTGCTTCTTGGCAGTTTTAAAGTATACTCTAACTAAAGTAGATCTTGCCATATAGCATTGGTTAAATTATTATAGTTTCAATCTTGTTCTTAATAGCGACTTTTATTGTATAAAGATAAATGAAGAAACCCTATTAAATCTTTATTCTAATTTAATAGGGTTTTTTGATGTGTGGAGAAAGATTGATGTATCTATTTAGCTTTGCAATATTAATTATATCTTTTAATTACGTTATTTAAATCTTAGTATAAATATCGAAGTGATTGAATAACACCAATTTTTAAAGTGTTGTAAAATATTGGCTAAACCAATGAATATAAAATACCAATAAAGTAATTTATAATTTTTTATGGTTTGTAAACTAAGGTGGTGAACATACCACCAGTTCCATCAGTAAAATTATTTGAAACATGATGTGAAATATGGCAGTGAAAAGGCCATATGCCTGGATTATTTGCTTTAAATAAGACATCCCAAGTTTCACCAGCAGCAACTAGTATTGTATTTTTAAAAATTCTATCATTATCAGCTATAAGATTTCCATCAGCTTTTTCAACTAAAAATTGATGTCCATGAATATGCATTGGATGATGATTAATCTGTATGGTTCCTAATCTTAAACGCACAATATCATCATATTCAACTGGCATAGGGGTAGTAGATGGAAAACTCTTACCGTTTATAGTAAACATATTAAAATCCATTGAAAAAGGCTTAAGATTGTATTGACCAGGTTCTACTTTTTTACCTTTTTCTAAACCAACGAGACTCCATTCTTGCATTAGCAGCAGATAATCTTTATTAACATTTTTTTCATGTGGATTTAGAATTACAAAGCCGCCCAATAACCCTAACATATCTTGCTTTGCTACATTAACGTGAGAATGATACATATGGGTTCCGGGTGGATTAGTAATTCTAAAGTGATAATCAAAATAATATCCTGGTTCAATTTTAGGTGAAGGTTCTACATCTGGTACACCATCCATCACATTAGGAACGTCAAGTCCATGCCAATGAATACTTGTAGCTTCAGGGAGATGGTTAATTATTCTTATATTGACATAATCTCCAGGATAAACTTGAATTGTCGGTCCTGGTATACTTCCGTTGTATCCCCAACCTTTGATGAAGACACCTGGAAGTATTTCTTGATTTACAGGTTCGGCTACTAATTTGAAACATTTAATGCCATTTCTGATATTATACTTAAGTATGGGAATATCTGGCGTAATGACAATAAAAACACCTCTTTAAATTATAGATTATTTAAATAATAAAGAATGATATATTATATTCAGAGATATTTTATTATGATACCAATCAACTTTGTTACTGTATATACAAATTTGAAGCAGTTTATTAAATTTAGTATAATTAAATAAATTAAGTATTTAGAACAGATTTAAGAATTATGATAATGTTGAATATATAGTAATCTAAGGAGGAAAAGTAATGGCAAGACCAACAAAATTTAGAAGAGTTGAGTTTTTTCCAGAAGATGACTATTTTGTACCGTGGGGAAAACCAAAATGCCAAATTGAAGAAATAGGCTTAAAAGTAGAAGAACTTGAAGCAATGAGATTAAAAGATATTGAAGATCTAAATCAAGAGAAATGTGCTGAGAAAATGCAAGTATCTAGACAAACTTTTCAAAATATCATAGATAGTGCAAGAAAAAAAATAGCTACTGCGTTAACAGAAGGTAAGGCCATAAGAATAAGTGGTGGTCATTACACTACAAAGCTTTGCAAATATAAATGTTTTGAATGTGGAACAATTTATGAAATAAACTATGACCAAGACAGAGCAGTATGCCCAAGTTGTGGCTCTAAGAAAGTGATGTGTAGCAAAAAAGCTGGATTTTGTAAAAATTGGTGTAGATGCAATAATACAGATGCTATTGAATAAATCAAAGTCATCAAGTTTATATGTACGAAAATAAAAAATAATAATAGAGCCAGTATACATAGATATTGGCTCTATTATTATTTTTTGTTTTGAAATCTCTTAATTATTTATTATGACAATCATGATGATCACATAAATCACCAGAATCTACAAGAGAACCATTAAGCCAGTTTAGAGCTACAGTCTTTACATCTCCAGAGCAGCCACGCAATACTTCTATTCCTGCATTACTTAGCACTCTTACAGCTCCTTCACCCATATTACCTGCAAGTAAAACTTTCACACCCATATCAGAAAGAGTTGATGCAATATTTGATTTGCAGCCACAGCCAGTTGGTGAAGGAAGAGTTTCAGAATCTATTATTTCTTTAGTTTTCGTATCAACCGTAAAAATTGTGTAATATTCACAGTGTCCAAAATGATCATCAATATTATTATTACGTGATGGTAATGCAATTTTCATAAAATAAACCTCCAAAAATATATTAAGATAGCATATGTAACAAAAAAGGTTATTGGCATATGCCTTTATATATTATGATAAACTTATGAAAAAAGTATGTCAATAATGTTTTCTTTTAGTTATTATTAACTTAAATAAATTATTTATATAGTAGTAAAGATACATATCAAGAAAAAGTAGTAGTTAATAATTCTACTGAACAAGATAAAAAATGGAGAAGGATTTTGTTGTATACGATGAAAATCTTAATAAAGTAAAATTAGTAGTGATAAATAAACAAATGGAAGGCTTTAGCTACATTAAGTCGTAATATAATTATAGTATTACAAAAATTAATAGCTTAGATTTAGACTATAAAATGGGAAAATGATTTAGAACTTCATTTATTTTTATTTATCAAAATATGTAGTGAAATATAGAAAAGATAAAATTAAAAAGTTAATAATGTTAAATGTGAGATTTATAAAAACACAGAATAGTACTGTTAGATTAAAAGCTATCCAATAATATCATCTTCACCAATAGAATTGTTAGCATCAGGTTGTGTAGAGTTATTATCATTGTTGTTATTATTATTATTATTATTATTATTAGCTTCTTGTAATGTATTCAGATATTCTTTTTGAGCGGCCATTGTTAACATTAAACAGCCTATTCCTACAAAAAAATTCCCCAAAACATCCATTTCAATAGCAGTTTTGCCTTCTGAAAATGAAACGGCGAGTATATTAGTTAAAATTAATAAATCCTCAGGGCTTAAATTATTTAAATTGATCATTATTAAACACCTCGTGTAAATAACATATAGTAATTAGTATTATAGTTATTTTGTTAATATGAATAATAATAAGAAGAAACTTTTTAATATATATCAAAAAAGTGAATTGGATAATTATATATTTACTCGTGCTGAAATTTATAAAGTAGCAACTAAGATAATAAAATATCTACACGAAATAAATATTGTGCATAGAGATATAAGAGTACCAAATATAATTATTAATGAAGAAGATGTGTATCTTATTGATTTTGGACTTGTGAGAATAATAAATTAATGAAAGATATCTTCCTAATGTGGAATTTTTATATTTAGGTCATTTATTATTACATTTATATTACTCTTCTTTTGAAAAGACTAATAAAAAATCAAAACCTTGGTATGATGAACTTGATTTAACTATGAGTGAATTAAAGTTTTTGAAGAAGTTATTAGGTCTAAATGATGAATACAACAGTATCTATGATTTAGAAAGAGATTTTATTGAATTAAAAACACTGCTAAATAATTAAGAATGTCATTAATAATAAAGTTTATATTACAAGCAAATTATTTTTAATTATACGATTTCTTTCACTTTAATAACACGCATACCTAAAAAATACAGTCAAAAAAGCTAGTACATTGATAGCGCCTGGTAGCTAAGTGGCAATTATTATGAATTGAGGCAAAGATGTATAATAAAAATTTTATAATGATTTAGCAAAAAAGATATTGTAATTATAGAAGTTTATATTGATAACAAGACATATAACTTATTATAATTTCAGAAATATACAATTTTTAATTTCATAAGTTTGAATTTCAACGAGGAAACCTATATATCTTTTAAGAAAATACAAGAGTACCATTACCAATAATTACAATTATAGAATCGTAACCTAGAGGTTTAAGATAGTATTCAGAAGAATTAGGTTCTACTCTTATAAATTGTTGCATTTCCTGCATCTCATCAAATATTTCAATAAGAACTCGATTAGAAGGAGAACTATTTTTAACTTTATAATAAACATTAGGTACTAAACCTGTATCTCTTGATTTATAGAATCCTTGAGTGAGAGATACAGGGTTTTGTGCAAATGTGACTATTGTATTCATGTTTAAAACTAGGAACAAAAAAATAAAAAGCATAGAAATAAATCGTTTCATTAAATTAACCACCTTAAAAATTATTTTTATATACTTAAAGATATTTTTATTATGTGTAAGAGAAAAGTATTTATACAAATGAAAAATTCACAAATTTATATTAGATTAATACAATAAAAGTGAGTTAATTATTTCAAGGAGAATCGAAATTATTTATGGAATATAAAAATAATCAAATGAGTAATAATGAAATGTTACAGATGTCAATTGAAGGGGTAAGGAAAGCTGTTCAAGGAGAAAGAGAAGATGAATTATTCTATGACTATCTTATT
This genomic interval carries:
- a CDS encoding protein kinase domain-containing protein translates to MNNNKKKLFNIYQKSELDNYIFTRAEIYKVATKIIKYLHEINIVHRDIRVPNIIINEEDVYLIDFGLVRIIN
- a CDS encoding multicopper oxidase family protein encodes the protein MVITPDIPILKYNIRNGIKCFKLVAEPVNQEILPGVFIKGWGYNGSIPGPTIQVYPGDYVNIRIINHLPEATSIHWHGLDVPNVMDGVPDVEPSPKIEPGYYFDYHFRITNPPGTHMYHSHVNVAKQDMLGLLGGFVILNPHEKNVNKDYLLLMQEWSLVGLEKGKKVEPGQYNLKPFSMDFNMFTINGKSFPSTTPMPVEYDDIVRLRLGTIQINHHPMHIHGHQFLVEKADGNLIADNDRIFKNTILVAAGETWDVLFKANNPGIWPFHCHISHHVSNNFTDGTGGMFTTLVYKP
- a CDS encoding DUF134 domain-containing protein, with translation MARPTKFRRVEFFPEDDYFVPWGKPKCQIEEIGLKVEELEAMRLKDIEDLNQEKCAEKMQVSRQTFQNIIDSARKKIATALTEGKAIRISGGHYTTKLCKYKCFECGTIYEINYDQDRAVCPSCGSKKVMCSKKAGFCKNWCRCNNTDAIE
- a CDS encoding NifB/NifX family molybdenum-iron cluster-binding protein codes for the protein MKIALPSRNNNIDDHFGHCEYYTIFTVDTKTKEIIDSETLPSPTGCGCKSNIASTLSDMGVKVLLAGNMGEGAVRVLSNAGIEVLRGCSGDVKTVALNWLNGSLVDSGDLCDHHDCHNK
- a CDS encoding ketopantoate reductase family protein — protein: MKILIYGAGVLGSYATYELKRVGHEVTILARGKRYEELKEKGLVIRHWLQRRTTVDKINIVKELLPEDQYDVTFIVMQSSQVKAVLPDISANVRCPLFVFVGNEDKAKEIADEIKNTSISNPRILFGFFSIGGRREDGKVISVHTKHPDFDIGNLEGKDDYKSILEKIFKATRFKIKYHINMDDFFKTHIAFIMPLAYLAYMSNCDLRKIASNKKALNAAIDAIVEGCDVLVKLGYKIDPEISLNFLKNYRKIVYFGLKLCVATPVGRLAISDHCKAACNEMKYLDKTLVELTKKSKLQTPNINKLREYLIKYVNQKNIQ
- a CDS encoding ABC transporter ATP-binding protein, translating into MIEKLQHKYALSEKGAKDMIKAFIACTLSNIVLMMPVGLLYYLVEDLMHNNASENYVSFYVIGIAVCLVLIFITTYFQYNATFFVTYVESGVRRIALAEKLRKLPLSFFGKKDLSDLTSTIMEDCSTLETASSHWIPELIGSIISTFIVAVSLFFFDWRMAIAALWVLPVSFIIVLLSSKVQHTLGTKQMNVKMACADGIQECLECVRDLKANNAEAAYMKELDSKIKNVEKRAIITELGTAVFVTSAQMILKLGIVTVALAGGIFLIDGSLDILTFFMFLLLVSRLYDPMQMSLQNLAAIIAADIQCERMNEIFRSEIQTGEERLTNKGHDITFNHVGFAYDNKETVLKDVSFTAKQGEVTALIGPSGGGKTTVSRLAARFFDISKGEITVGGMDISKIDPENLMSLYSIVFQDVTLFNNTIMENIRTGRKSATDKEVIHAAKLAHCDEFVEKLPKGWNTMIGENGSELSGGERQRISIARAFLKDSPIILLDEATASLDVENETMIQESLSKIIKNKTVLIIAHRMRTVAGADKIVVLKDGSVAEQGKPNKLAKEGKIYKHMVEMQLEAASWQF
- a CDS encoding ABC transporter ATP-binding protein; translated protein: MKKESSISKLFRYAGKFKYLTITSWVLSAASALMALIPFVFIWKIIKEVLNVSPNFSGARNLTHYGWMAVLFSILSMAIYIGALLCSHIAAFRVQANIRSKAMHHIVTLPLGFVDGIGSGKIRKIVNESSAATETYLAHQLPDRAGALATPIGLLAMLLVFDYRLGLLSLIPVVVAFGIMSSMTGNRMQEKMKEYQNSLEQMSNEAIEYVRGIPVVKTFGQSVFSFKRFKASIDNYEKWVTSYTKDLRMPMMFFTTAINAVFAVLIGAGLFFTRNEVTNEFLLNLLFYIIITPIITVTLNKIMYSSENMMIVQDALERIDSIMRIKPLSETKAPKYPKDNSVVLKDVSFCYKDAKENALNHISLEINSGEHVAFVGPSGGGKTTLASVIARFWDADSGEVRIGNVNVKDISKEELMNNVSFVFQDSKLLKTSIFENIRLAKPDATREEVSKALKEAQCEDIIEKLTDGIDTIIGTKGNYLSGGEAQRISIARAMLKNAPILILDEATAFADPDNESKVQAAFSTLSKGKTVIMIAHRLSTVTGADCIYVLKGGEICEAGSHSELTKRNGLYSHMWHEYNSAAKWKVGA
- a CDS encoding helix-turn-helix domain-containing protein, which translates into the protein MEATNRDKQLYGNEVEIVRRDDDCTIYRINNSKGDAVITSYSVFPGIELIYNDVHTQWVSIDGEQPKNILEINHCKEGIIECENRKGEYLYISKGNLAINQKYNMKNSCNFPLNHFHGITVAVDLDKIPNWQSSVLEDVSVNLLELKNKFCENSKGFLVIRENQSIEHIFSELYSVSEKIRKGYHKVKMLELFLFLSSLEQEDLVQSKKYYPKTQVDIIKAIKEYLIIHLSEKITLDQLSVQFQIPLTTMKIVFKEIYGDSIYSFIRTYKMQKAAELLKNTNEDINVIAGSLGYDNASKFSEAFKKVIGLNPSLYRKNV